A genomic stretch from Oncorhynchus tshawytscha isolate Ot180627B linkage group LG07, Otsh_v2.0, whole genome shotgun sequence includes:
- the si:dkeyp-61b2.1 gene encoding tumor necrosis factor receptor superfamily member 21 isoform X2, giving the protein MDYQRHITSRPLRILCLFNLVSSVLLSSCPRICDPGFIIDKCKCVPCHDGYYWYMQNGLPKCDQCSEACSVDQHLTQVKECGRDSNRECHCDSGFFCDNAAQYTCRRCKPCSPGTFSNKPNLTMSCKPHTDCGHKGMTMVTEGTATQDRVCAQTSPNSPTTTAPPTVHSSEIGFHSSTSSGVRTTRKPLIIPSPSGLVGSTSPDAFPIATIDTSADPSPALLTRPSLSQAQSEPSTSLPTRKQVTEHSSFDPNTMLTTRRNLSKVDSNTSPAESASAPLTTDDNATDTGPSPSTLPWLLLIGGLLGVVVLLVVYFVRCKERSLKSLDKWKGPVFGINAQPPQESCPYPEAQHLLGSETGGNPRQDGAGLLPPGVMKQVTVDHSGGENISNTVGSIYIYSPGTVVLGYNKSERKVDQVESGVEGCPLTRTPQQESSCPLPEGPALGPERMSTQEETCKELRYPIPATSN; this is encoded by the exons GTATCCTCTGTATTGTTGTCCAGCTGTCCTCGAATCTGTGACCCAG GCTTCATTATTGACAAGTGTAAGTGTGTCCCTTGTCACGATGGCTACTACTGGTACATGCAAAACGGCCTTCCGAAGTGTGACCAATGCAGCGAAGCCTGCTCGG TGGATCAGCACTTGACACAGGTGAAGGAATGCGGCCGGGACTCAAACCGCGAGTGCCACTGTGACAGTGGCTTTTTCTGTGACAACGCTGCCCAGTATACCTGCAGGAGGTGTAAGCCGTGCTCGCCCGGAACCTTCTCTAACAAACCAAACCTAACCATGTCCTGCAAACCCCACACAGA TTGTGGCCATAAGGGAATGACTATGGTGACAGAGGGCACTGCCACTCAGGATCGTGTATGTGCCCAGACCTCCCCTAACTCTCCTACAACCACTGCGCCTCCAACAGTCCACAGCTCAGAGATAGGCTTTCATTCTTCTACCTCCAGTGGAGTCCGCACCACCCGAAAACCCCTCATCATACCATCCCCATCTGGCCTGGTGGGGTCTACATCTCCTGATG CCTTTCCCATAGCCACAATTGACACATCTGCAGACCCTTCACCAGCCTTACTCACCAGGCCTTCTTTGTCCCAAGCCCAAAGCGagccctctacctccctcccaacTAGGAAACAAGTCACTGAACACAGCTCCTTTGACCCCAACACAATGCTCACCACCAGGAGAAACCTCAGCAAGGTGGACAGTAACACCTCACCTGCAGAGTCTGCCTCTGCACCTCTTACCACAGATGACAATG CAACAGATACTGGACCGAGCCCTTCCACTCTCCCTTGGCTGCTGCTGATAGGTGGGCTACTAGGGGTTGTCGTGCTGCTGGTTGTTTACTTTGTCCGTTGTAAGGAGAGGTCACTGAAGTCCCTAGACAAGTGGAAAG GTCCAGTATTTGGTATAAAT GCCCAGCCACCACAGGAGAGTTGCCCATACCCGGAGGCCCAGCATCTTCTGGGGAGTGAGACTGGGGGAAATCCTAGACAGGATGGTGCAGGGTTGCTACCTCCAGGGGTCATGAAGCAGGTCACAGTGGACCACTCTGGTGGAGAGAACATTAGCAACACAGTGG GGTCCATTTACATCTACTCTCCGGGGACGGTTGTCCTGGGATACAACAAGTCGGAGAGGAAGGTGGATCAAGtcgagagtggggtagagggctGTCCCCTCACCAGAACACCCCAGCAGGAGTCCTCCTGCCCCCTCCCTGAGGGCCCTGCTCTGGGGCCAGAGAGAATGAGTACACAGGAGGAGACCTGCAAAGAGCTGAGATACCCCATCCCGGCCACCAGCAACTGA
- the si:dkeyp-61b2.1 gene encoding tumor necrosis factor receptor superfamily member 21 isoform X1 has translation MDYQRHITSRPLRILCLFNLVSSVLLSSCPRICDPGFIIDKCKCVPCHDGYYWYMQNGLPKCDQCSEACSVDQHLTQVKECGRDSNRECHCDSGFFCDNAAQYTCRRCKPCSPGTFSNKPNLTMSCKPHTDCGHKGMTMVTEGTATQDRVCAQTSPNSPTTTAPPTVHSSEIGFHSSTSSGVRTTRKPLIIPSPSGLVGSTSPDAFPIATIDTSADPSPALLTRPSLSQAQSEPSTSLPTRKQVTEHSSFDPNTMLTTRRNLSKVDSNTSPAESASAPLTTDDNATDTGPSPSTLPWLLLIGGLLGVVVLLVVYFVRCKERSLKSLDKWKGPVFGINTASYIQAQPPQESCPYPEAQHLLGSETGGNPRQDGAGLLPPGVMKQVTVDHSGGENISNTVGSIYIYSPGTVVLGYNKSERKVDQVESGVEGCPLTRTPQQESSCPLPEGPALGPERMSTQEETCKELRYPIPATSN, from the exons GTATCCTCTGTATTGTTGTCCAGCTGTCCTCGAATCTGTGACCCAG GCTTCATTATTGACAAGTGTAAGTGTGTCCCTTGTCACGATGGCTACTACTGGTACATGCAAAACGGCCTTCCGAAGTGTGACCAATGCAGCGAAGCCTGCTCGG TGGATCAGCACTTGACACAGGTGAAGGAATGCGGCCGGGACTCAAACCGCGAGTGCCACTGTGACAGTGGCTTTTTCTGTGACAACGCTGCCCAGTATACCTGCAGGAGGTGTAAGCCGTGCTCGCCCGGAACCTTCTCTAACAAACCAAACCTAACCATGTCCTGCAAACCCCACACAGA TTGTGGCCATAAGGGAATGACTATGGTGACAGAGGGCACTGCCACTCAGGATCGTGTATGTGCCCAGACCTCCCCTAACTCTCCTACAACCACTGCGCCTCCAACAGTCCACAGCTCAGAGATAGGCTTTCATTCTTCTACCTCCAGTGGAGTCCGCACCACCCGAAAACCCCTCATCATACCATCCCCATCTGGCCTGGTGGGGTCTACATCTCCTGATG CCTTTCCCATAGCCACAATTGACACATCTGCAGACCCTTCACCAGCCTTACTCACCAGGCCTTCTTTGTCCCAAGCCCAAAGCGagccctctacctccctcccaacTAGGAAACAAGTCACTGAACACAGCTCCTTTGACCCCAACACAATGCTCACCACCAGGAGAAACCTCAGCAAGGTGGACAGTAACACCTCACCTGCAGAGTCTGCCTCTGCACCTCTTACCACAGATGACAATG CAACAGATACTGGACCGAGCCCTTCCACTCTCCCTTGGCTGCTGCTGATAGGTGGGCTACTAGGGGTTGTCGTGCTGCTGGTTGTTTACTTTGTCCGTTGTAAGGAGAGGTCACTGAAGTCCCTAGACAAGTGGAAAG GTCCAGTATTTGGTATAAAT ACGGCTTCCTATATACAGGCCCAGCCACCACAGGAGAGTTGCCCATACCCGGAGGCCCAGCATCTTCTGGGGAGTGAGACTGGGGGAAATCCTAGACAGGATGGTGCAGGGTTGCTACCTCCAGGGGTCATGAAGCAGGTCACAGTGGACCACTCTGGTGGAGAGAACATTAGCAACACAGTGG GGTCCATTTACATCTACTCTCCGGGGACGGTTGTCCTGGGATACAACAAGTCGGAGAGGAAGGTGGATCAAGtcgagagtggggtagagggctGTCCCCTCACCAGAACACCCCAGCAGGAGTCCTCCTGCCCCCTCCCTGAGGGCCCTGCTCTGGGGCCAGAGAGAATGAGTACACAGGAGGAGACCTGCAAAGAGCTGAGATACCCCATCCCGGCCACCAGCAACTGA